The following coding sequences are from one Paenibacillus sp. JDR-2 window:
- a CDS encoding Ger(x)C family spore germination protein codes for MRLRFKSVCGALLLLLFALLTTGCWNRIELNEVAITSATGIDWDGDSWIVSYQVVIPAAISSVMGGSGGSGPKSPIIVYSTKGKTIRDAIMHSYSESPRKLFFAHNRVVVIGEKALQHGLNELIDVYFRNSSTRETVSVLATPGTARRILEQFMQLQAISGAGMKEIILSEMKNTSILPNIPVYQLAMEVTGDAKSAVVPEIFVSGTEDTSSLRSFGSTSIPSKLKLGRLAVLKDDKMIGWMSRKESLGASYLRDSVKQSYVVVPCEDDKGKKGYDTIHIFKSATKVIPKLKNNQLTFTAEVDVTGTLMESTCAQDLYKPGIIQSLEQGGQLQVSALLQEAWKKGQQLNADIFGAAEKTHRKYPKQWKAWSKNWDEVFKQAPLETKVKFRMARMGLSNKSFDYLMDKKEK; via the coding sequence ATGAGATTACGATTTAAGTCTGTTTGTGGTGCTTTGTTACTTCTTCTTTTCGCTTTACTGACAACCGGATGCTGGAACCGGATCGAGCTGAACGAAGTGGCCATTACGTCGGCAACGGGCATTGATTGGGACGGAGACAGCTGGATAGTATCCTACCAGGTTGTTATCCCTGCTGCAATCTCCTCGGTTATGGGGGGATCGGGAGGCAGCGGTCCGAAATCGCCTATCATTGTATACTCAACGAAAGGCAAGACCATCCGGGATGCGATTATGCACAGCTATTCGGAAAGCCCGCGCAAGCTGTTTTTCGCGCATAACCGTGTCGTTGTTATAGGGGAAAAAGCGCTGCAGCACGGACTCAACGAGCTAATCGACGTTTACTTCCGCAATTCGAGCACGAGGGAGACCGTAAGCGTGCTTGCGACGCCGGGCACGGCGCGCCGGATACTGGAGCAGTTCATGCAGCTGCAGGCGATTTCGGGGGCGGGAATGAAGGAGATTATTTTGTCCGAGATGAAAAACACCTCCATTCTGCCGAATATTCCAGTCTACCAGCTTGCGATGGAAGTGACCGGGGACGCGAAGAGCGCTGTTGTTCCCGAGATTTTTGTATCCGGAACGGAGGATACGTCCTCCCTCAGATCGTTCGGCAGTACCTCCATTCCTTCCAAGCTGAAGCTGGGACGTCTCGCCGTCCTGAAGGACGATAAAATGATCGGCTGGATGAGCCGGAAGGAATCGCTAGGCGCGTCCTATTTGCGGGATAGCGTGAAACAGTCCTATGTGGTTGTTCCATGCGAAGACGATAAAGGAAAGAAAGGCTATGACACCATCCATATATTCAAGTCGGCAACCAAGGTTATTCCGAAGTTGAAAAACAATCAGCTTACGTTTACGGCGGAAGTCGACGTTACCGGAACGTTAATGGAATCCACTTGCGCGCAGGACTTATATAAACCCGGCATCATCCAGTCGCTTGAACAAGGCGGACAACTGCAGGTTAGTGCCCTGCTGCAAGAGGCTTGGAAGAAGGGACAGCAGTTGAATGCGGATATATTCGGTGCTGCTGAGAAGACACACCGTAAATATCCGAAGCAATGGAAGGCGTGGAGCAAGAACTGGGATGAGGTGTTTAAGCAGGCACCGCTTGAGACGAAGGTCAAATTCCGGATGGCGCGTATGGGATTAAGCAACAAATCTTTTGATTATTTGATGGATAAGAAGGAGAAGTAA
- a CDS encoding LysM peptidoglycan-binding domain-containing protein — MIMVMMALVIYPGNLRAEAEKATGITVPYTVKPGDTLFGISKKYYLTGDYEQVAKVNGLNPTGSLKAGSVIKLKSPLVLDYYEVLPGDTLFSITKSYFNRSNYMDTLMTYNGITDPNTELHIGMTLRIPLPSGEGRHHVVKGDTLYSLSVKYFKSLDYQKAVAQTNGVGTAASMIQAGQELQIPNPYYMAAAKSGNTVAATTSTKLSIDIDITKNKLYVKSGGTVKKTFDIASGKKAGLTPTGTFEILTKIENPWYSAKGIPGGDPKNPLGSRWLGISVPNTQGTKYGIHGTNAPSSIGTNASAGCIRMLNEDVEWLYNAVPTGTKVTIHK; from the coding sequence ATGATTATGGTTATGATGGCATTGGTGATTTATCCAGGTAATCTGAGGGCAGAGGCGGAAAAGGCTACCGGCATTACCGTTCCGTACACCGTTAAGCCGGGAGATACGTTGTTTGGGATCTCGAAGAAATATTATCTGACAGGCGATTACGAGCAGGTAGCGAAAGTAAACGGATTGAATCCAACAGGATCATTAAAAGCCGGATCAGTGATCAAGCTGAAAAGCCCTCTTGTTCTGGACTATTACGAGGTGCTGCCGGGAGATACTTTATTTTCGATTACCAAAAGTTATTTTAACCGCAGCAACTATATGGATACGTTAATGACCTACAACGGGATAACCGATCCCAATACCGAGCTGCATATCGGAATGACGCTTCGAATTCCGCTCCCGTCGGGAGAAGGCAGACATCATGTCGTAAAAGGCGATACCCTGTACAGCCTATCAGTCAAATATTTCAAATCGCTGGATTATCAGAAAGCGGTAGCCCAGACGAACGGGGTAGGCACGGCCGCAAGCATGATTCAAGCGGGGCAAGAGCTGCAAATTCCAAATCCGTATTATATGGCGGCGGCGAAGTCCGGCAATACGGTTGCTGCGACGACCTCGACCAAGCTTTCTATAGATATCGATATTACCAAGAATAAGCTGTACGTAAAATCCGGAGGAACAGTTAAGAAGACATTTGATATTGCCAGCGGGAAAAAGGCGGGTTTAACGCCGACCGGAACCTTCGAGATATTAACAAAAATCGAGAACCCCTGGTACTCTGCCAAAGGAATTCCCGGCGGTGATCCGAAGAACCCGCTTGGCAGCCGCTGGCTGGGGATAAGCGTCCCGAATACCCAGGGAACGAAGTACGGCATTCACGGGACGAATGCCCCTTCATCCATTGGCACGAACGCAAGCGCAGGCTGCATCCGCATGCTGAATGAGGATGTAGAGTGGTTATACAATGCGGTACCTACGGGTACAAAGGTTACGATACATAAATAA
- a CDS encoding MFS transporter encodes MTTTAALQAQRNPAIWMLFGVSFAHLLNDAMQTAVPSSFPLFQSEMHLSFTKIGWVAFMLNITASLLQPFIGYVSDRRPMPFLLPLGMLFSLAGVVGFAYADSFWMLLVSSALIGVGSSVLHPESSRVARMAASGGKGMAQSVFQVGGNTGQALAPLLVAFLLMPHGQRGFLWFTIFAVAGIVIQQIISRWYAGQLAAAALIKKAANRVLDQQSPHSTMFVAGTMALLIILLFSKFVYIAGMTGYYSFYFIDHYGLSFSRAQICLFALQFAGMVGTLLGGPLADKFGRKTMIWISIAGTAPFSLLLPYASPAVALVLCCAIGLILMSGFSVIIVYAQELMPRHIGTVSGLFFGLAFGMGGLGSVLLGWLTDVKDVAFTIELCSFLPLLGLCAFLLPKDSKLMGKV; translated from the coding sequence ATGACTACGACCGCTGCTTTACAGGCGCAGCGCAACCCGGCGATCTGGATGCTGTTTGGCGTCAGCTTCGCCCATCTGCTGAATGATGCGATGCAGACCGCCGTGCCTTCATCTTTTCCGCTGTTTCAATCCGAGATGCATCTGAGCTTCACCAAAATCGGCTGGGTAGCCTTTATGCTAAACATTACCGCATCCCTGCTCCAGCCGTTTATCGGATACGTGTCTGACCGCAGGCCAATGCCGTTCCTACTCCCACTTGGCATGCTCTTCTCGCTGGCCGGCGTAGTTGGCTTCGCTTATGCGGACAGCTTCTGGATGCTGCTTGTCTCTTCCGCTCTTATCGGGGTAGGCTCGTCCGTCCTTCACCCGGAATCTTCCCGGGTAGCACGGATGGCAGCCTCCGGCGGGAAAGGGATGGCGCAATCGGTATTCCAGGTAGGCGGCAACACCGGCCAGGCGCTGGCGCCGCTGCTTGTTGCCTTTCTGTTAATGCCGCATGGCCAAAGAGGCTTCCTGTGGTTTACGATTTTTGCCGTTGCCGGCATCGTTATTCAACAGATCATCAGCCGCTGGTATGCCGGTCAGCTGGCCGCTGCCGCATTGATTAAAAAGGCGGCTAACCGGGTGCTCGATCAACAATCGCCTCATTCCACCATGTTCGTGGCTGGCACGATGGCGCTCCTGATTATCCTGCTGTTCTCCAAGTTTGTGTATATAGCGGGGATGACCGGCTATTATTCATTCTATTTCATTGATCATTACGGGTTGTCGTTCTCGCGCGCGCAAATTTGCTTGTTCGCTCTGCAATTCGCGGGTATGGTGGGTACGCTGCTTGGCGGACCACTTGCCGACAAGTTTGGCCGCAAGACGATGATCTGGATCTCTATCGCGGGAACAGCGCCATTTTCGCTGCTGCTCCCTTATGCAAGCCCGGCAGTCGCCCTCGTCTTGTGCTGCGCGATTGGCCTGATTCTGATGTCGGGCTTCTCCGTCATCATCGTCTATGCGCAGGAGCTGATGCCACGGCATATCGGCACCGTATCCGGCTTGTTCTTCGGACTTGCGTTTGGCATGGGCGGACTTGGCTCCGTTCTGCTCGGCTGGCTGACCGATGTGAAGGACGTCGCATTTACGATCGAGCTGTGCTCTTTCCTCCCGCTGCTTGGACTTTGCGCGTTCCTGCTGCCGAAGGATTCGAAGCTGATGGGCAAGGTGTAG
- a CDS encoding AraC family transcriptional regulator, whose translation MEMKVETSWIELWQGSHGFKNVPHKHEDWMQVTLPIKGTVHFTQEERSYGLKQGNGLLQPPGTEHHFYLGEQSSVIIIKVRERGDGGMESLQPHFMAGAGQDIRQEFHTGDMMGRFRQWMMALIEGQALADPIAVQEVEQDVVAYLGGMLKLGQKELLPPGINDPHIRRALTYLHDCYDHTINIEELAGIALQSRYHFIRSFREATGTTPYQYLLRLRITEAMNRLRRSGATIGQISVDLGFSSTSQFHRAFLKMTGVTPQAYRHQ comes from the coding sequence ATGGAGATGAAAGTAGAGACCAGCTGGATCGAGCTGTGGCAAGGAAGCCATGGCTTCAAGAATGTTCCCCATAAGCATGAGGACTGGATGCAGGTTACGCTTCCGATCAAGGGCACGGTTCATTTTACGCAGGAAGAGCGGAGTTATGGCCTGAAACAAGGCAACGGCTTGCTCCAGCCGCCGGGGACCGAGCATCATTTTTATCTGGGCGAGCAATCATCCGTTATTATTATAAAAGTTCGCGAACGCGGAGACGGCGGGATGGAATCCCTTCAGCCGCATTTTATGGCGGGAGCGGGGCAGGACATCCGGCAGGAATTTCATACCGGAGACATGATGGGCCGTTTCCGTCAATGGATGATGGCGCTGATTGAAGGGCAGGCCTTGGCCGATCCGATTGCGGTGCAGGAGGTTGAGCAGGATGTGGTCGCCTATTTGGGCGGCATGCTTAAGCTTGGCCAGAAGGAGCTGCTGCCGCCGGGCATTAACGATCCGCATATTAGGCGGGCTTTGACCTATCTCCATGACTGCTACGACCATACGATTAATATTGAGGAGCTTGCCGGGATCGCGCTTCAAAGCCGGTATCATTTTATCCGTTCCTTCCGCGAAGCAACCGGTACAACGCCGTATCAATATTTGCTGAGGCTGCGCATTACGGAGGCGATGAACAGACTGCGCCGTTCGGGCGCCACGATCGGACAGATCAGCGTGGATCTCGGCTTCTCCAGCACCAGCCAATTTCACCGTGCTTTTCTGAAGATGACCGGTGTTACCCCGCAGGCGTACCGCCATCAATAA
- a CDS encoding MerR family transcriptional regulator: protein MKIGELATRTGVSLRSLRYYEEQGLLTPIRLENGYREYSPLAEEQVRTIQLYLQLGLSTEQISGFLHCVLKNKEAFCKEVLPIYREKMEEIETQIGLLSSIKRNLEDRIQSILEEQKETEE from the coding sequence ATGAAAATCGGAGAGCTTGCGACCCGTACGGGAGTTAGTCTGCGGTCGCTTCGTTATTATGAAGAGCAGGGATTGCTTACTCCCATCCGGCTGGAGAACGGGTACCGGGAATATTCGCCGCTTGCCGAGGAGCAGGTGCGGACGATTCAGCTGTATCTTCAGCTTGGCTTATCGACGGAGCAAATCTCCGGTTTCCTGCACTGCGTCTTGAAGAACAAGGAGGCGTTCTGCAAGGAGGTGCTCCCGATCTACCGCGAGAAGATGGAGGAGATCGAGACGCAGATTGGGCTCCTGAGCAGCATTAAACGCAATCTGGAGGACCGCATTCAGTCGATTCTGGAAGAGCAGAAAGAAACGGAGGAATGA
- a CDS encoding thioredoxin family protein gives MSVRKIDGPSFRQAVRSSGATLVEFGAKWCPPCKVLLPILDELQQEEGERVSILQVDCDESPEIASEFGVMSMPTVIVFHNGEPVDKYIGLRPKDVYQQAIARYA, from the coding sequence ATGAGCGTTAGGAAAATAGACGGACCGTCGTTCCGTCAGGCTGTTCGTTCAAGCGGAGCAACATTAGTCGAGTTTGGGGCCAAATGGTGCCCGCCGTGCAAGGTGCTGCTGCCTATCCTGGATGAGCTTCAGCAGGAGGAAGGCGAGCGTGTCTCCATCCTTCAGGTGGACTGTGACGAGTCGCCGGAGATTGCTTCCGAGTTTGGCGTGATGTCGATGCCAACCGTCATCGTCTTCCATAACGGCGAGCCGGTTGATAAATATATCGGGCTCCGTCCGAAGGACGTCTACCAGCAGGCAATTGCCCGGTATGCGTAA
- a CDS encoding ankyrin repeat domain-containing protein, translated as MELQSYINELFQAAQSGDAAIAKELIEAHPQLANTENQDGLTPLGYAAHFGNAEVVRVLLELGADVNAVSHSGISFIPSNTALHAAIAGERSLEVIKLLLAKDADTTILDSNGHTCLHSAAFHDDNLEMIRLLMEHGADVNASADGGDTPLSLAVQQGHENVASLLREYGALR; from the coding sequence ATGGAATTACAGTCTTACATAAATGAACTGTTTCAGGCGGCTCAGAGCGGCGACGCCGCTATAGCGAAAGAACTCATTGAGGCACATCCTCAGCTTGCCAATACCGAGAATCAGGATGGTCTTACACCGCTTGGCTATGCCGCGCATTTTGGCAATGCGGAGGTTGTGCGGGTATTGCTGGAGCTAGGCGCAGACGTTAATGCCGTCTCTCATTCCGGCATTTCGTTTATTCCTTCGAATACGGCCCTGCATGCGGCGATTGCGGGGGAACGAAGCCTCGAAGTCATTAAGCTGCTGCTCGCAAAAGACGCAGACACAACGATCCTGGACAGCAACGGTCATACCTGTCTTCACTCGGCGGCTTTCCATGACGACAACCTGGAGATGATACGCCTGTTAATGGAGCATGGAGCGGATGTAAATGCCTCGGCGGATGGCGGGGATACGCCATTGTCGCTGGCTGTTCAGCAGGGGCACGAGAACGTGGCGAGCCTTCTTCGGGAGTATGGCGCGCTCCGCTAG
- a CDS encoding ABC transporter substrate-binding protein → MNNNKKRLFATLLSVILLFGILAACSSNNNGNNNATPTPSAEPSTAASDTPAESTEPALDPVKLTFLYPVAANPGPDQKLVNDEINKYLKEKINATVELKPLTFDEYEPKLNAMLAANENFDIAWSSKGWLGNYQPYIDRGAYHEITDDMIAKYAPEARANIPDKFWPDMLAADGKVYGFPIYQVAAKQKSLIIQKRFIDKYNLDVSSIHTYSDIEPFLQTLKENEPDVVPLGLAQNSRGMYIDPAVAGTDGSPVYYKKDDSAYTLSTFLNTANDRLPYFQKLHEWYEKGYINQDAPVLQNINDLKAKGNVAVSIEFTSKPGGEIGEKAINGGNDVVYVPISDSYFTGIASAMHVINKNSKNPERALMLINLLNTDKYLYNLICNGIEGKHYKKVDDQYIEPIEGSGYAPNGDWVFGNQFNAYLKPGMAADTWQKTIELNDNAVVLASSGFTVNEENFKAEVANINAVKNEYETALETGAVDPNKVLPEYISKLKASGAEKVDAEVQKQWDAFLAQKGLK, encoded by the coding sequence GTGAACAACAACAAAAAAAGATTGTTCGCAACGCTGCTGTCCGTCATCTTATTGTTTGGCATTCTCGCAGCCTGTTCCAGCAACAATAACGGCAATAATAACGCTACTCCAACTCCTTCAGCGGAACCGTCAACCGCAGCCAGCGATACGCCTGCCGAGTCAACGGAGCCGGCTCTGGACCCAGTTAAGCTTACTTTCCTTTACCCGGTTGCGGCCAACCCCGGTCCGGACCAAAAGCTTGTGAACGACGAGATCAACAAATACTTGAAGGAGAAAATCAACGCCACCGTCGAGCTGAAGCCGCTCACCTTCGACGAATACGAGCCTAAGCTGAACGCGATGCTCGCGGCGAACGAGAACTTCGATATTGCCTGGAGCTCCAAGGGGTGGCTGGGCAACTATCAGCCTTATATCGACCGCGGCGCCTATCATGAAATTACGGATGATATGATTGCCAAGTATGCTCCCGAGGCACGCGCGAATATCCCGGACAAATTCTGGCCGGATATGCTTGCCGCCGACGGCAAGGTCTACGGCTTCCCGATTTATCAAGTGGCAGCGAAGCAGAAGAGCTTGATTATCCAGAAACGTTTTATCGACAAATACAACCTCGACGTCTCGAGCATCCATACCTACAGCGATATCGAGCCGTTCCTGCAAACTTTGAAGGAAAACGAACCTGACGTTGTGCCGCTTGGTCTTGCGCAAAACTCCAGGGGGATGTATATCGACCCAGCGGTTGCAGGCACGGACGGTTCCCCGGTTTACTATAAAAAAGACGATTCGGCTTACACGCTGTCGACGTTCCTGAATACAGCCAATGACCGTCTTCCTTACTTCCAGAAGCTGCATGAATGGTACGAGAAAGGCTATATCAACCAGGACGCTCCCGTCCTCCAGAACATTAACGACCTGAAGGCAAAAGGAAACGTTGCGGTATCGATCGAATTCACTTCGAAGCCGGGCGGCGAGATTGGCGAAAAAGCCATCAACGGCGGCAACGATGTCGTCTATGTTCCGATCTCCGACAGCTATTTCACGGGTATCGCAAGCGCCATGCATGTCATCAACAAAAACTCGAAAAATCCGGAACGCGCCCTTATGCTTATCAACCTGCTGAATACGGATAAATACTTGTATAACCTGATTTGCAACGGGATTGAAGGCAAGCATTACAAAAAAGTCGATGACCAGTACATCGAGCCAATCGAAGGCTCCGGTTATGCGCCTAACGGCGACTGGGTATTCGGCAACCAGTTTAACGCTTATCTGAAGCCGGGCATGGCAGCGGATACATGGCAGAAGACCATCGAACTGAACGACAACGCCGTCGTTCTGGCGAGCAGCGGCTTTACGGTGAACGAGGAGAATTTCAAAGCGGAGGTTGCCAATATCAACGCGGTGAAAAATGAATACGAAACCGCGCTCGAGACCGGCGCCGTTGATCCAAACAAAGTGCTGCCGGAATATATCTCGAAGCTGAAGGCTTCCGGCGCTGAGAAGGTAGACGCGGAAGTGCAGAAGCAGTGGGATGCATTCCTTGCGCAAAAAGGCCTGAAATAA
- a CDS encoding carbohydrate ABC transporter permease, protein MKIKFADIVINLYFVIVCLLIAMPFVLVISISLSSENSLHQFGYQFLPKEWSLEAYRIVFEKPEPLLRGYGITIAITVIGTVLSLFMTALMAYPISRSDFRYQRPLTFYVFFTMLFNGGLIPFYILMTQYLQLKNTLAALIIPAVMSPFNIMIMKGFLDKISREIIESAKVDGAKEYRIFFTIILPLSTPALATLGLFIAFGYWNEWFNALLFIDNDKYVPLQLLLVRILSQAEFLANSPMAEVADKLKFAQFPTLTVRMAMAIVASGPMLVIFPFFQKYFVKGLTVGSLKG, encoded by the coding sequence ATGAAAATCAAATTCGCCGATATCGTCATTAACCTGTATTTCGTTATCGTATGTCTGCTTATCGCCATGCCTTTTGTCCTTGTGATCTCGATCTCGCTGAGCTCGGAGAACAGCCTGCATCAGTTCGGCTATCAATTCCTGCCCAAGGAATGGAGCCTCGAAGCTTACCGGATTGTGTTCGAGAAGCCGGAGCCTTTGCTTAGAGGCTACGGGATTACGATTGCGATCACCGTCATCGGCACCGTGCTCTCACTCTTTATGACCGCCTTGATGGCTTATCCGATTTCGCGAAGCGACTTCCGCTATCAGCGGCCGCTTACGTTCTACGTCTTCTTCACGATGCTGTTCAACGGCGGACTTATTCCGTTCTATATCCTGATGACTCAATATCTGCAACTAAAAAACACGCTGGCCGCCCTTATCATTCCCGCCGTGATGAGCCCGTTCAACATCATGATTATGAAGGGGTTTCTCGACAAGATTTCGAGAGAAATCATCGAATCCGCAAAGGTAGACGGGGCAAAAGAATACCGGATCTTCTTCACCATCATCCTGCCGCTCTCCACGCCCGCCCTGGCGACTCTTGGCTTGTTCATCGCTTTCGGGTATTGGAATGAATGGTTTAACGCCCTGCTCTTTATCGACAACGACAAATACGTACCGCTTCAGCTGCTTCTTGTCCGGATCTTATCGCAAGCCGAGTTTCTGGCAAACTCGCCGATGGCCGAGGTAGCGGATAAGCTGAAATTCGCGCAGTTCCCGACGTTGACCGTCCGGATGGCGATGGCTATCGTAGCCAGCGGGCCGATGCTGGTGATCTTCCCTTTTTTCCAGAAGTATTTCGTCAAAGGGTTAACGGTTGGATCTTTGAAGGGTTAA
- a CDS encoding ABC transporter permease: MPNIPPAGLPSEEQPAAPTPVKRKSWLAKELRHIRRNRELILLALPGVLFKLVIAYLPMVGLILAFKYFRYDQGIFGSKWVGFDNFEFLFKAQDAFRIIRNTLLYNFTYILLTMAVSLLMALLLNELTSKLIKVYQTTLFLPYFISMVLVGYIGNAFLDFQNGYLNTILEFFGQKSHNWYLETTPWIFILPLVALWKGVGFSTLVYFAGITGISTDYYEAARLDGASRVQMMTRITLPLLKPLVIILFILGLGNIFRGDFGLHYFVPNNVGPNFPATDIIDTYVYRALTKLGDINSAAAVGFLQSVVGLVTVVTANLIVRRIDKDNALF; this comes from the coding sequence TTGCCTAACATCCCGCCTGCCGGTCTACCAAGTGAGGAGCAGCCGGCAGCCCCAACACCCGTTAAACGCAAAAGCTGGCTTGCCAAAGAGCTCCGGCATATCCGGCGAAACCGCGAGCTGATCCTGCTTGCCCTCCCAGGCGTGTTATTCAAACTGGTCATTGCCTATTTGCCTATGGTCGGGCTGATCCTGGCCTTCAAATACTTCCGGTATGACCAAGGCATATTCGGCAGCAAATGGGTCGGCTTCGACAACTTCGAATTTCTGTTCAAAGCGCAGGATGCCTTCCGCATTATCCGCAATACGCTGCTGTACAACTTTACGTACATCCTGCTCACGATGGCGGTCTCGCTCTTGATGGCCCTTCTTCTTAACGAGCTGACCAGCAAGCTGATCAAGGTGTACCAGACGACTTTGTTCCTTCCTTATTTCATCTCCATGGTGCTGGTCGGCTATATCGGCAACGCTTTTCTCGACTTTCAGAACGGGTACTTGAACACGATCCTTGAGTTCTTTGGCCAGAAGAGTCATAACTGGTACCTTGAGACAACGCCTTGGATCTTTATCCTTCCGCTTGTCGCCCTCTGGAAAGGAGTCGGGTTCTCGACGCTTGTCTACTTCGCCGGCATTACGGGAATCAGCACCGACTATTACGAAGCCGCCCGGCTGGACGGAGCTTCCCGCGTGCAGATGATGACCCGGATTACCCTGCCGCTGCTGAAGCCGCTCGTTATCATTTTGTTTATTTTGGGACTCGGCAATATTTTCAGAGGAGATTTCGGGCTGCATTATTTTGTTCCGAATAACGTCGGGCCTAACTTCCCTGCCACGGACATTATCGATACCTACGTCTACCGCGCCTTAACGAAGCTCGGAGATATCAACTCCGCCGCTGCAGTCGGATTCCTGCAATCCGTCGTTGGGCTTGTGACCGTCGTAACCGCTAACCTGATCGTCCGCCGCATTGACAAAGACAATGCGCTTTTCTGA